CCTAATCGCAATTATATGACAATGTAAGCAGTCTATCTTTCTCATAGTATTATATAAAGATGTTTTCATCTGTTATTGGCAGTATGTGCCGGTGATAGCAGCAGGCAATACGCGTTGTTTTTCACAAAAATACATTATgccgtttataaatatatttatgtttttgtgtCTATTAGGATTTTCTGCACAGGTTTAGTATCAATTTGTACTCTACTTTTCTTAATTGTCctattaataaacaaactatTCAATAAGTTAATTTCTTCGTACTGCGTACCTACTTTAATAAGAGCAATCTTTTtatcaaaaaagtttttttataatattgatgaaaAACGAGTgagttaaagtaaataaaacaaatgattataggtacctaggtacttttctttttatttatttttaataattttgaaataaagttAGGTATCTAATAgtaaaaaaagtattgtttAATAGGACAAGTAATATTGTATTGTCCTCCAATCGAGGGCAATTGGTTAGAGTTTACTGGTGAAGTTAGACCTACATCTAAATATTGCCTACAAATGGTTACAAATGGACCTTAGTGCATTCCTTTTGCTTGCCAATGTGTTTGCAAGggttaaataatgaataaagggttatattaaacgcattcccttcttattattttttgcatgAAAATTATTTGTGAAATTGGTTAATCGCAGAATATACCAAGTCGGAACCAGTCAGGTAGAATATAGCAATATATCACCCTGAGGTTTAAACTATTGGGCCGAAGCCTGAAGAGATGTTGTATGAAATGAATCCAAATATGGTTTGTAATAAACCTGTAACCTAGACATTCATCTTATTATAATACAGTGTAACAGTAACAGTCTTAGTTATTACACGTACCCAAATAACTGATTTTGCTGCATACAATTTTTCACGAAGTAATTTATGTCATTTAAAAGAAGTCGACACCGGCAGATCATAGCTACGTCGCGGCAGTTGTCGAGTACCAAGTACAATCTGATGCAGCAACAAACCTGCAAACCTATTTGCAACTAATAGAAGATGCTGGAAACCAGGTATCTATGAATCATCAAAATGAGAACAAAGTTATTGCGGACATAATACCTATTATACTGAGTGATAATGAGGTCAAAACCTACAAGCTCCAAGCGGGAAATCCCGGGCTTTAATtgaatcaataattttatttcatcaagTTTCAATAAGATATGTGTACATGATTATTCTTACTATACATCCGACGGGTCCTTCATGCgttggcgtgcatacagggtatgcacagggtatgtactAAGCGGAcagatgaatttaaaaaaaaaacctccagttgaaagttataaaaaaaacttaagtgtaggcattgtaagagttataaaaagcctacaattaagcttttatttataactcgtactcaagattttcttcattttatatcatctgcataccctgttcataccctgttcataccctctatgcacgccactgccctcaTGTGTGTCCAAAGTGTCGGAAATGATCTTATTGGCAAACGAACTCATTAAGATGGTCACACACGATCTAGTTTACTGTCAAGTTTGCAGCGGACTAGCAGTGCATCCATTTAGACCACTTAAGCTTAAGTTCTTAGCTTAAGCCACGTAAGCCGGTTCTTCTGGTCGGAAGCTTCGACCGTAGCTAGTTACaacgctaccgacaaaggcgaGACGTCAATCGATTCagtagtttaatataactgctgcaTGCTgtacagtttagcccgctactatcacTGCATCTTTATTTACCAGCAGATGAGATTTGCAATTAAATGCTAGTTTGTagtgcaacaaaataatttGCATAATTTGAAACCATGGCGTCACCAGTGAGTGAGAGTCGACGATGTCTTAGCCATCCTAAGCTCATTGCTCGTCTCTTTTTGATTTCGTTGAATTTGCACGAATAAAATCTACGCGCTCTTTAAATTTCCTTAGTTATAACACATAGGTCCTAGAACATAGACccatcaaattcaaagtcaaatcaaatatttctttattaaaatagccacaaagatggcacttttgatgcgtacattacatgtaaaatatgatatagaagtgagttgatggcgttAACTAAGtttgtcaacttaaaagtaaagctacgagggttccaaacgcgccctcaGGCTGCTTTACTGCGCGTTTGCTGGCTTAGTTCCTGTTCGTACAAAGTAAGGCTTTTGATAAAGCTTATTCAGAGTTggtgttttaaaatttgaggAAACTAATGAATGCAATAAATTGTATTCCGTTCATAAGCTTCTGTCATGGTCCAGCTATACAAACCTCCCAGGActttcagcacggctagcatgggcaggggacGGGGAATAGAAgaatatccccggggaaaggataaaaatttatcttctcccatagctttattAACTTCCAGAGCACTGGCgaataagtggaaataatatccaaataatacctatatgtgtaataataaacggcggttaacttctcctattcaatGCTGTCGTGATTAAGCAGGTAGTcacgttcattatatcccttgtcaagggatataaCCGGGGGATATCATTTATGTATCATGCCCGTGCTAGCCCAGAGGAAATACCAGAGAGATTATACAATATCCGTTTTTCATATGCCTTTTATAAATACGTTGAAGTTTGGAAAAACACTGCTACTATTCTGACGTGACGccacttttatttataagcgGGAAATAGTCTTAATACattcttaaattcaaaaaataacatCAGTCTTAAATAGTCTTAAGTcagtaagtataaatattttttcaatttcagAACGCCGACATTGTTGTGTTCCCGGAGATGACCTTAACTAGAGGGCAAAGTGTTGTCGTACCGATCTATGGGTTACTGAAAGAATACCCCGTCCCAGCTTCATATCCAACATTATACGACGAGGTGCTTATCACAGCTTAATTCTTTTATTGGTAATGTTACAATTTCCAGTAGTGCTCAGAGCCCAGTGGGGAGACGAAGCGGTGATTGGCCAGTGGggagaacttcgacttcactttcgggtggtcgagttcgaatcccagtaagCACCTcttaacttctctaagttatgtaagtatattgcgttttaagcaattaaaatatcacttgcttcaactgtgaaggaaaacatcgtgaggaaacctgcaaatATGAGCCAGCCCTTCTGTCCCCTTCCCCAGACGCGGCAATCAACTGCGGTGTAACGTCTCACTGGTGTAAAAAGTGTGTAAAGTTAAAAAGTTGATAAATAGAAACCAGTTGATATTATACATGCGAAAGTGTCTGTTTTTCTGTTCGTGACCTTATGTCCTGTTCAACTACTGCAATGGTCTTGACAAATATTGGGAACTGTGACCGCTTGCATCCGGGAAACGGACAGTAGTTTACCTTTTTCGGAATCTCTTACTGTCTAAACATTGGCCACTAATAACATGATCAGAATCCGTCGGAATTGccaattaagttataataatgaaattaaaaacgtaacTAAGGACTTTTTTGTTGCAGATTCTGGTCTCAATTTCGGCAGCCGCAAAACAGAATCAAATCTACGTTGTAATTAATGTGCAAGAGTTGATGAACTGCAGTAATGGGGAATTATCTGGTGAAAAATGCCCGGAGCAAAAACAATACCGTTTTAATACCAATGTCGTTTTCGACAGAAACGGAGCAGTTATTAACAGGTAGATTTATTACTAAGTGACAATTTTGAGTTTTTATTGATACGCtttgaaaatacatttttaaaggcGTTCTCTTTTCTTTAGCATTCCTTCGAGTCTCTAGAATGCCGTTGCAGCATGCCATTAACTAACATGCCATCAGTTCCGAAAACGACTCTCTTTTTGCTGCTTTACTTTTATATGCTTTACTTTCAGGTATCGTAAAATCAATCTTTTCGGAGAGTTATCTCGAACTGCAGCTTTGGCTCCAGATCTGGGAGTGTTTACTACGGACTTTGGGGTTACCTTTGGCCATTTTATCTGCTTCGACTTAATGTTTCAAGTTCCAGCTATTCAGATAGTCCAGAAGAACAACATCACTGACGTCATATTCCCAACTATGTGGTTCTCTGAAATGCCGTATCTAACTGGTAGGTTATTCTTTAAGCTATCACTTACTTATTTGTTAAATGAGTAAGTGACTTATGTGtatttaacaaataagtaaataaaattaaagtatttttgtcTGTGCTTGTAAACTGCTTCTTACTGAaccttttttaaaagtttttgttcGCTACATAGTTAATtcctatttatttgtatatttttttagtattcaaATTCTCCAAGAATAAGAATTTTAAGTCGTCAGTTATTGgtagataaaaaagaaaatattaaaacatttttaacaacttaaactTTGATATTTATGCAGCTGTGGAGATTCAACAGGCGTATGCTCACACAATGAATGTGAATTTCCTTGCTGCTGGAGCTAACAATGTTAGAGTAGGAAGTACAGGTTAGTTTCTGAACGCTTatattaatgtaagtttatattatcaCTAGGTGACCCCATGGCCGTATTTATCCTAGGGACAAATGGGCGATCGCCCGGGGCGGTAGGTAAGGTTAGAGTGAATGGTACTTTTTACCCCGGAAAAGGCTTAGTTCCTTTGGTATAGAGTTAAAGCGagattctattatatatataacttcttCACGTTTAAACGCTTGCGTTTACAACACAAGTGAGGAAATAGGGGTACATTTAATGCGAATAGTATAGTGGACGAAGCCGCATGCACTTGTAGTACGTATTGAATAAATGATTCAGTTTCTTTCTTTATAGTATGCATGTTTAGTTTCCTAATTACTTTCCATTCAAATCAACAAACTGTTGGATATAACTTTTTGGGGCTATCTTACTGTCCCAGGTCGCTGAATCTTAAAATTCGCCACTCGGTGAACTTCGTACCACCTAAATAGATACAAAATTAGAAGTAGTAGTTTACGTATTTTCTACAAAACTGTTCCTTTGgggttttatctttttttttaaatagccttATATTaggcaaacaaaacaaaaaacaagacATTTTCTTATGTAgttatatgtatagattataATCACGATTGTATTTTCAATAGGTTCAGGCATATTCTCAGGAAAAGCCGGTGCTTTAATAAGCCTGATGACTGGTGTGCCAACAACGAAGTTGCTGGTCGCTGAAGTACCAAAAGAGCCTGGACAGGtagacttttattttgtttactttatatttgacagccgattggcgcagtgggcagcgaccctgctttcagtgtacaaagccgtgggttcgattcacacaactgaaaaatgtttgtgtgatgaacatgaatgtttttcagtgtctgggtgtttgtctgtattttataagtatttatgtatattattcacaaaaatattcatcagtgatctgagtacccataacacaagctacgcttactttggggctagatcgccATCTACTAAGACAATGCACATACTCGTATGATCATATCGCcatatgtgtattatcgtagtatatttatttaaatttaatttgtttcctCATTACTATGTTATTGTTTCCAAAAAAAGTGTTGCGGTTAATAAaggtttcatttatttatttatatttatttgtagggTAAGTGATATTAAGACCTTACGCCATAAAGGTCTTATTATCGCAGTTTGTTATTATTCTAATTCAATaaggtgaatatttttaatacgtaTTTGCAGGTGCAGGGAACATATCCGGGTCCTATTTATGATGATCCTGCAGATCAAGATAACCTACTGCTAAAAACTGATCCCTCTTTGCTTTCTCATGTTAGCAGATTGTTGAAATCAGGCTTCGAAGAATTTACACTCGAGGATAAAGATGTAAATTGTCACTTTCGAGTACGGTTAAGTGAACGTAATGGAGATACGGTACGTATCAGGCATTGGGACCgcttttgttttccttcaccacgaaacttaatttatattttctatacttTTGCTCGTTCGGTAGCTTTTCTTCCTTCATAATTGAAAAGGAGTATTGTTATGACAGAAGTAGACTGCAAACGGTGGGGTTTAATACACAATTTCAGGAAATTATTCAGTCAATTCTGcattatataatgaaaaaacaTCATGCAGAATTTTCCGAGTACTAATCTTTCGCTAaacaatatttaacaaaaatttatctaaaatatataaatattttgtttcgtaatttaattttaaccacAGAATGAAGATCATAAAGAAACCAACACACAGTTTATGATgcttttaaaaacatacagttATACAATATGAGTCGTGtacatcaaaaccactccactttagtggtgtttctcgaacaagtggttagtcacttcattccatatAGAAGTTGACAGAGATTGTTTTAAGTCTAttgatataaacatttatatacgtttaccataaaatgaggaaaatgcaAAAACTTTGTGAGACATTCCgcggtgtgaagtgagacgtgtgcggacgttttcactgttttaagCCTATATTCACGCATGCAATAATAGccgaatgagggttctgtatgttcttaatactatggattttaacataaaataagtgggtatatttacaaaaaaatatatcacgcgttctatttgtattatttattaacttgcgatacatgaataaaattattttatgctttATCATACCTACATAGGTACTTTATTACGTTCGGATGATTGACATAAAATATcgcaattaatatttattgaggGCCGGATTCCTAAAACatagtatgaaataaaataaattgcaaatgTCTTGAAATCATCCGCATGAATAGCGTGgaaattgatttaattaaattatcgaTGATTTTTAAATCCCTCGTCTATGGTTTGGGTAGAGCATTGACTTAAATTGATTTACgcacttttatttaaatgcacaaGCGTGCAATGAAATTAAAGCAAATTtacgcaattttatttatttattaggtatctatgacccatctacactataatttttattttatttgtattatcatTCTTTGCTATGCATGTTACTATACACGTAGCTGGCATGGAATTTTAAACATTTgatcttataaaataatttaaataacattttaacataataaaattaagaaagtgTATACGAAATTCCTTCGACAAggcaaaaaactaaatttgcaTGATTTTCATGATAACATATTAACCGTATTG
This is a stretch of genomic DNA from Pararge aegeria chromosome 12, ilParAegt1.1, whole genome shotgun sequence. It encodes these proteins:
- the LOC120628322 gene encoding vanin-like protein 2, with translation MPFINIFMFLCLLGFSAQKSTPADHSYVAAVVEYQVQSDAATNLQTYLQLIEDAGNQNADIVVFPEMTLTRGQSVVVPIYGLLKEYPVPASYPTLYDEILVSISAAAKQNQIYVVINVQELMNCSNGELSGEKCPEQKQYRFNTNVVFDRNGAVINRYRKINLFGELSRTAALAPDLGVFTTDFGVTFGHFICFDLMFQVPAIQIVQKNNITDVIFPTMWFSEMPYLTAVEIQQAYAHTMNVNFLAAGANNVRVGSTGSGIFSGKAGALISLMTGVPTTKLLVAEVPKEPGQVQGTYPGPIYDDPADQDNLLLKTDPSLLSHVSRLLKSGFEEFTLEDKDVNCHFRVRLSERNGDTNYRYRALAFSGVRTFDGVATGGAKVCSVLACTGEAIHTCGKR